TTATTACTATCAATAACTCTGGTGCCAACTATAAGTATGCAGTTTACCTGTCATCGACCGGTACAGAATTCTTCGCTGACCACAATGACTACTATGTAGCTGGTGGTGGCAACAATAAATTTATCGGTTACAGTAACAGTAACCAGGCTACGTTGGCAGACTGGAGAAGCACTACCGGTCAGGATGCAGCTACCATCAGTATAGACCCTGTTTATGCGGATGCGCCAAATGGCAACCTGACACCGGTGATCTATCCGTTGGATAATACAGGTATCCCATTAGGTATCACCAACGATATCGTACAAAAAACAAGGAGCACGACCACACCTGATATCGGTGCCTATGAAATAGACATCGTACCATGTGTGTCTCCGCTAAATCCGGGTACTGCGGTAGTAACGCCAAACAGCAATATCTGTATGGGTACCCAGATCACCCTCGATCTCACAAACAATACACCGGGTGGCCGCATGACTTATCAGTGGCAGGCTTCTTATACGGCTACTGGCCCATGGATCAATGTATCTGATACGCTCTATGTATCTCAGTACAAAATGGAGCTGGGTATGCTCAACTACTTCCGCTGTAAGATCGTATGTAGTGGCACCGACAGCGCTTTCTCCACAATCGCAACAGTGGCGATGAATGCTCCGCTGGTAAAAGGATTGTACACCATCAATCCTGCAGGTACAGGCAGCCGTAACTTCACTTCCTTCCAACAGGCTGTGACAGCACTGGAATGTGGTATAGCCGGTTGGGTGATCTTCGATGTAGTGCCTGGCACTTATACTGAGCGGATCCGTATGCGTAAAATACCAGGTGCGTCAGATACCAGCCGTGTCACTTTCCGTAGTCAGACAGGTGATCCTGTATCAGTTACACTGACTACCCCACCAACTTCGGCTGCGAACTATGTATTGAAACTGGATAGTGCCAGCTATGTGACTTATAAGAACATTACCATTAAAGCGACTGGCTCCACCTATGCAAGAGTAGTGGAACTGGCTGGTACTACAGCGTACGATAGCTTACTCACCAACATCCTGAGTATGCCTTCTACAACTTCGAACAGTACGAATATGGTAGGTGTCTATGCAACCAGCTTTAAAGGAAACAATAATGCCATCGTCGGTAATACCATCCAGAATGGGGCCAGTGGTATTTACTTCTCAGGTACAGGTACAAGTGAATTGGCAACGTCCATCGTGATTGACAGCAACTTTATAGCTGGTGCCTATGTAAATGGTATCTATTCATCTTATGTAGATCATATCGTTATTACCCGTAACAATGTAAACCTGACTGCACCGCTGGCCAGCACAGCTTACGGTATCTATAACTACTCCGATGACGGTGCGTTCAAAACTAACCATAACATCGTAAGCATCAACAATGCAAGCACCACAACCTATGGTATCTACACCTATAGTTGTGAGGCATCGCAGGCGGATACTGCGCAGATGGATGGAAACAGGGTGATTGCCACAACAGGCAATACCGGTACCATGTATGGTCTGGGCCACCAGTATTCCACTTACGTGAGTAACGTAAACAATGTGATCAACATCGCCACATCAGGCAGCAGTTCTTATGGCCTGTATAGCAGTAGTGATGCAAATAGTGTGTACTATAACAATACTGTTCAGAGTGCCGCTACTTCAGCTACCAACAATATCGCTGCTTACCTGGGTCACGCTTCTGCCGGATATAGTAATGTCTTCTTCAGAAATAATATCTTCTCTCATACAGGAGGCGGTTATGCCATGTATACAACCAGTGTGGGGTATCACAACAGTGATTACAATACACTGTATACATCTGGTACGAACCTGATCAGAAACACGAATACCGGTGTGAACTATACGACACTGAATGATTTCGTCACAGCTGCTGATCAGGATGTACACTCCATCGTATACAAACCTGCATTCGAAGCAGGGAATAATAACCTGCTGCCAGATCTGAATAACCCGGAAGTATGGGCGATTCATGGCCGTGGTGTACAGGTAAGAGGTAATGCACATGATATAAATGGTGCATACCGCCCACAAACACTGGCAGAAGGTGTACCTGACATGGGTGCATATGAATTCCTGCCAGCTGTAGAACCCGTGTTGTTAACACCTGTACCTGCTGCTCCATCTCCGGGTATTACCCAGACATTCATGTTCGGTACAGATACTGTAGCGAAAGTTACCTGGGCTGCTTCAGGTGCTGTGCCTACATCCCTGACGCTGAAACGCTACTCAGGTATCAAGCCGCCAAACCTGACGCCAACGCAGGAATTTATGTACTTCTACACCGATGTAGATGCAAGTGGACAGTACAGCAACTTTGATTTCAAACAATACTATGTGCCTTCATGGCAGGGTACATTCACAGATGAAAAAACAATTCACCTGGGTAGAACGAACAATGACTCCGCCTGGGTGGTGAATGATAGCAGTAAGGTCGATACTGACTTCAAGACGATCTCTGAAAATCAGTTATCATACCTCGACAGGTATACCGGTCTGAAAGGCAGCGAACCTGATGTACCAAGCTTCCCTGCACTACCGGATAGTTCTAACAGAGGTACCCGTTTCTGGGTAGGCTATGGTCACCAGTACTACATGAATGTGGATAACTCGCAGAACATGGTGTTGTACCTGAGTGCACAACAACCAGCACATGTAGTAGTGAAGATCCATGGTACCAGTTACAGGAAAGAATATACAGTACCCGCCAACTCAGTACTGGCATCAGATATCATCCCTAAATCAGGTTTGAGCGATGCACGTCTGCTGGGTGAAGGATTGTATGAACAAGGTATCAGCATAGAAAGTGACGAGCCTATCGTAGCCTATGCACACATATATAGTTCTGCCTCTTCCGGTGCAACCATGCTGTTGCCTGTAGGAACTTACGGATATGAATATTATGCACTCACATCCCGTCAGAACTATAGTTCTACTTCTTATTCCTGGTTCTATATTATCGCAGACAATGATAACACAGTAGTTGAAATCACACCATCCGTACCTACACTGGCAGGTAAACCTGCGAAGGTGCCATTCACTGTAACACTGAATAAAGGCCAGGTGTACCAGGTACTGGGTGCGATCATGAGTGGATCAGAAGGATATGACCTGTCTGGTAGTAAGGTTAGATCAATCACCAACTCAGCAGGTAAATGTTATCCGGTAGCGGTCTTCTCCGGCAATAGCCGTACATCCCTGGGTTGTGATGGCTCAACCGGTAGCTCAGGTGATAATGCGATCCAGCAAAACTTCCCGTCACAGGCATGGGGTATGCATTATCTCACAGCGCCTACCAGCAGTTCTGATGATCCTGCTACACTCTCTACGAATATCTTCCGTGTAATGGTGAAAGACTCCGCTACCGTTGTGAAACTGAATAATGTGCCGCTGACAGGTTTAATCAATGGACGCTACTATCAATACCAGAGCAATACCGCCGATTACCTGGAAGCTAATCAACCGATCATGGTAGCACAGTACATGGCATCAGAAGGTGCTTGTCCGAATACCGGTTCAATGGGTGATCCTGAAATGTTCTATATAAGTCCGCTGGAACAGGGTATCAATGCGGTAGGCTTGTATCGCAATGTATTGGAGGCGATAGATGTCAACTACCTCACCGTGATTATCCCTACAGGTGCTTTACCATCTCTCCTGATTGATAACAGTAACCTCTTCGACTACACTTATGCACATCCTAATAAACCAGGATATTCAGTAGTGGTGAAAAGATGGTCAGCTGCTTCTGCTCAGTGTATAGTAACCAGCGATTCTGCCTTCACCGCAGTCACCTATGGTATGGGTAGTGTAGAAAGCTATGGTTTCAATGCCGGTACACTGGTGAGAAATCTGAATGCCACTACCTCCTTTAACAATAACTATGGCTCCAGCAGCAGTTCTGATTATACCTGCGCCGGTACGCCATTCCACTTCACAGCTATGCTGCCGATCAAGCCAGTCTCCATCACATGGGAACTGAGCCAGGTAAGCAACCTGTTGCCTGCAGGCGATGTGATCCAAACAAACCCTGTAGCACTGGATAGCATTGTTGCAAATGGAAAGACTTATTATAAATATGACCTGACAGGTGATTACATGTTCACTGCACCAGGTACCTACTACATACCAATGAAGATGCAGCATCCTGAGATCGAAAGCTGTGACAATACTTCAGAGGTGATTCTCACCATCAAGGTGATCAGGAAACCAGTAGTGGATTATAGTGTGGATTACTCCGGTTGCGTAGCTGATATCGCAGAGCTGACAGGGAGTGTAACCACCGAAAACAATGCAGCCATCAATACCTGGAAATGGAATTTCGCAGATGGTACGACAGCTTCTACACAAAAAGTAACCAGGCAGTATCCTGCCGCAGGTACCTATGTTGAAGAACTGCACATCATCACTTCCGAAGGTTGTATCGGTGATACAACAAAAGAAGTAGTAGCGAATGAACCAACTGCAGCGAAACTCGTGACCGATAGCTTCACAGTATGTTACAACTCATCTGTGACCTTCACAGTGAAAGATCCTGAAACCGGTGTAACCTATAGCTGGTACAATGCGAAAACAGGTGGGGCCCTGCTGGATACCGGCAATACATTTACCATCAATCCGGTAACAACGCCTGGTATCTACTATGTAGAGGCAATGAAGAATGGTTGTGTAAGCACCTCACGCACACCCGCCACCGTAAATGTTTTGCCACAGTTGACAGTACCTGTAGTAGAAGTGGATAGCATCGGTGTAAACACCATCCGTTTCAAATGGAATGCAATACCTGGTGCAACTGGTTACGAGGTAAGTATCGATGGTGGTAATACCTGGGCTACACCTTCATCTGGTGCACAGGGTACAGAACATATAGTTACAGGCCTGAAACCAGTGCAGGAAGTAACGCTGATCGTGAAAGTAAAAGGTTGTGAAGACAAGATCTCCGATCCTGTATCAGCAGTTACACTCACTGATGGTATCTATATACCAAATGCGTTCTCTCCAAATGGTGACGGTTTGAATGATGTGCTGAAAGTATATGGTGCCGTTATCAGCGAAGTACACTTTATGGTGTTCAACCAGTGGGGTGAGAAGGTCTTTGAATCAAATGACCAGTCTGTAGGCTGGGATGGTTTCTACAAGAGTAAGGCGCAGCCTTCAGGAGTATACATCTATGTGGTAAAACTGAAACTGATAGATGGTAGTGCGATAGATAGAAAAGGTTCAGTGAACCTGATCAGGTAAGCCTAATTAAATAGTTATCCCATGAAGTATCCTGTTTTAAATTATACTGCTTGCTATTGCTCTCCACCTACGGGTGGGGGCAACAGCCGCAGCATACAGCGCTCCTTGTGGCTCACATTGGTCTCGCTGTTCATCATTGTATTATCAGGTCATGCACAAAACCTTTCCAATAAAGGAACAGAGTTCTGGACAGCCTATGGGCACCATGAGTTTATGGAACCCGGTTGGACCAACTCACAGGAGATGGTATTGTACCTGAGTGCTGAACAACCTGCTGTAGTCACTGTGTCCGTAGATAGTCTTGGCTGGAGTCGTACTTATTCTATACCCGCCAATACGGTGATTGCGACCGATTTTATACCGAAAGGCGGAACCTACGATGCGCGTTTGTATTCAGTGCCACCCAGTTTTGGTGGTACAGGTGGCGAAGGTATCTTCAGGTACAAGGGCATTCATATCGTGAGCAATGTACCTATTGTTGCATATGGCCACATATTTGGTTCTGCATCTTCCGGCGCCACTACGTTGTTGCCTGTGAATACCTGGGGTTATTATTATGTATCGCTGAATAGTGAGCAGAATTATCTGCCAGATTGTTTCTCCTGGATGTATGTGATCGCGAGCCATGATAGTACGGTAGTGGAAATCACACCTTCAGCACTGACCCGTAACGGCAACATGGCCAATGTACCTTTTACGGTGACCTTGAATAAGGGACAGATTTACCAGGTAGTAGGCAGTACAAATGGCAGCTCAGGAGTTGAATTAACGGGAACCAAAGTGCGCTCTATTGCAAATCCGGGTGATACCTGTTATCCTATTGCTGTATTTTCCGGCAGTAGCCGTACAGCCATTGGTTGTACAATAGGTACCGGAGGCAGTGGCGACAACAACATGCAGCAGGTTTTCCCTTCGCAGGCATGGGGTAAGCGTTATCTGCTGGCACCCACCAGCACATCTGCCAGTCCGTCCTCTTTTATGACCAACATTTATAAAGTATTGGTGAAGGATCCCATTACGGTGGTAAAGAGGAATGGTGTGGTATTGACCGGCCTGACCGGGAATAGTTATTACCGTTTTACGAGTGGTACGGCCGATTATATAGAAGCCGATAAACCAGTCATGGTCGCGCAGTTTATGTCCTCTGAGGGGGCATGCCCAAACACCTCCGGCGATGGAGACCCGGAAATGGTGTACCTCAGTCCGATAGAACAGGCCATCAAAAATATTGGCTTCTACCGCAATACCAGGGAGAATATTACCACAAATTACCTCACCCTGATCATTCCTACAGCAGGTACCCAATCATTGAAAATAGACGGGTTAAATAATGCGTGGAATTATACCTATGCACATCCTAATCTTCCGGGTTATTCTATAGTCATTAAACGGTGGTCAGCTGCTCAGGCTCAATGTCTTGTTTCCAGCGATTCTGCCTTTACTGCTGTAACATATGGTTTAGGCTCCGTGGAAAGCTATGGGTACAATGCGGGTACCATGATCAATAACCTGAATGCAGTGGGTACGATCCATAACCAATATGATACTGCCAATGTAAAAAACGATTTTACCTGTACCAATACACCTGTAGAACTGTCTGTATTACTGGCTTACCATCCTACAAATATGGTGTGGCAAATAAGTCAGCTGGGTAGTGCGATCACTCCCAATAATGATGTGGTGGTCACTAATCCGGTTAGCACTGGTCAGGAAATAGTGAATGGCGTACCTTATTACAAATACACCCTGCCGGGCACTTACCAGTTCAGTAATACCGGCACTTACGATATTACCATTACAAACACCAATCCTGAGATTGAAAAATGTGATCACACCGAACAGGTGAAGATCTCTGTGACAGTAAAGAAAAAACCTTCCGCGAAGTTCTCTTATACACATACCGGTTGTACAAAAGACTCCGTCTACTTTACAGGAGACACAAGCGGAAACGGATACGATGTCAACCGCTGGAAATGGACATTTGCCGGACCTGTATCAGATAGTGGTCAGCATGTGACACATGCTTTTGCACCAGGTACACAAAGTGTACAGCTGAGTGTAATTACAGAAGAAGGTTGTATTGCTGATAGCACTGCATCTATCACCATCTATCCAAGACCTACTGCCGATTTCAATATCAGTGTACAAAGTGTATGTGAAGGCAGTGATGTAACGCTTACCGATCAGTCGTCC
This Chitinophaga sancti DNA region includes the following protein-coding sequences:
- a CDS encoding gliding motility-associated C-terminal domain-containing protein, which gives rise to MRTKPVSVRLGAVLYLLLLLLPAIGLRAQTDITIGLGNGSNSTTSYPCPIQDWYQATRAQYLYRASELTAKGMGPGMINALKFNATSVGSDVDGAENYAIKIVGTTVSSLSDSYYEPVGNNFYGPLNYMPVVGLNSFTIPSGFFWNGTDNILVEVCGGAASYTHNPVFPYTTGLAFNGSHTYYQDAGTSLCGTSQVNSASTTRPDIIFNWTPAAACTGTPTAGTAASSASAVCLNESFTLSLSGVTVASGLKYQWQSSTDNSTWTNIPNDTLSSLTTTQTVSSYYRCVVTCTASSNAANSTSVQVTSPSLVHGTFTINKALPTGAGNFASFNDAYNYIKCGIDGAVVFNVVANSASAYNEQLIMTPVPGASATNTVTFNGNNDTIAYLSTTSAERAVIKLNGADYITFNDLVIQAKGSSSGQYGFGVQLLNDADYNTINNCKILVNTTSTSSDFAGIVVSASATSATGSGSTSCDNNTFSNNTVTGGYYSMTLVASSTASNASNKVINNKFLDFYYYGMYIYGAYNLTFEKNTISRPSRTSVDNFYGIYVTNLSTKLNINANRITNPFGGNPTSTSTFYGIYFTSVDALNTLENVVSNNLIYNLTGSGSVYGFYNSSSDNIFYYHNTLSLDGSATPGSSYVTRGFYQTSQAAGVYLRDNMITINRGGQNIKHGIYFGTTSSDIVSNYNNIYLAATVANAYTGYYSANRATLTDWQTATTQDANSLAANPIYKDSTNGNYAPSSQTVNDRGFPVGIAADINSTTRSTSTPDMGAYEFTPDPCTAPPVPGTSTVNKNPVCVGTNVGLGLNGNSNGLTQTYQWQYSTTAAGPWTNLGTPINYPDTVIVSTATLYYRTAVTCSGNTAYSTPVLLTVNPALPPNTYTVDKNSPASATNYTSFAAVKTALECGITGPVVFNVVAGRTPYEEQFSLDSVRGTSAINTITFLGNGNTIHYSSNTTDERAVIKLKHTDHIIFDSLNIDATGTGTYGYGVQFIDHADSNVVRHSNIITNTTDGYNSNYAGVVINASDSDPATTGATRCTGNVIDSNTVTGGLYSVTIVGGSSDPVYGTIIRNNILQEFYYYGLYLEYTSGTLLKGNTIQRPTRTNVSYYYGLYAYGENTNLSVLENRFTNPFGGSPTSTNYFYGIYFSSVSSNSSTPILVANNIMYKTTGAGYQYGFYNYNSPNINYYHNTISLDNTGGSSSYYSRGYYQSSTTTGINFKNNIITINNSGANYKYAVYLSSTGTEFFADHNDYYVAGGGNNKFIGYSNSNQATLADWRSTTGQDAATISIDPVYADAPNGNLTPVIYPLDNTGIPLGITNDIVQKTRSTTTPDIGAYEIDIVPCVSPLNPGTAVVTPNSNICMGTQITLDLTNNTPGGRMTYQWQASYTATGPWINVSDTLYVSQYKMELGMLNYFRCKIVCSGTDSAFSTIATVAMNAPLVKGLYTINPAGTGSRNFTSFQQAVTALECGIAGWVIFDVVPGTYTERIRMRKIPGASDTSRVTFRSQTGDPVSVTLTTPPTSAANYVLKLDSASYVTYKNITIKATGSTYARVVELAGTTAYDSLLTNILSMPSTTSNSTNMVGVYATSFKGNNNAIVGNTIQNGASGIYFSGTGTSELATSIVIDSNFIAGAYVNGIYSSYVDHIVITRNNVNLTAPLASTAYGIYNYSDDGAFKTNHNIVSINNASTTTYGIYTYSCEASQADTAQMDGNRVIATTGNTGTMYGLGHQYSTYVSNVNNVINIATSGSSSYGLYSSSDANSVYYNNTVQSAATSATNNIAAYLGHASAGYSNVFFRNNIFSHTGGGYAMYTTSVGYHNSDYNTLYTSGTNLIRNTNTGVNYTTLNDFVTAADQDVHSIVYKPAFEAGNNNLLPDLNNPEVWAIHGRGVQVRGNAHDINGAYRPQTLAEGVPDMGAYEFLPAVEPVLLTPVPAAPSPGITQTFMFGTDTVAKVTWAASGAVPTSLTLKRYSGIKPPNLTPTQEFMYFYTDVDASGQYSNFDFKQYYVPSWQGTFTDEKTIHLGRTNNDSAWVVNDSSKVDTDFKTISENQLSYLDRYTGLKGSEPDVPSFPALPDSSNRGTRFWVGYGHQYYMNVDNSQNMVLYLSAQQPAHVVVKIHGTSYRKEYTVPANSVLASDIIPKSGLSDARLLGEGLYEQGISIESDEPIVAYAHIYSSASSGATMLLPVGTYGYEYYALTSRQNYSSTSYSWFYIIADNDNTVVEITPSVPTLAGKPAKVPFTVTLNKGQVYQVLGAIMSGSEGYDLSGSKVRSITNSAGKCYPVAVFSGNSRTSLGCDGSTGSSGDNAIQQNFPSQAWGMHYLTAPTSSSDDPATLSTNIFRVMVKDSATVVKLNNVPLTGLINGRYYQYQSNTADYLEANQPIMVAQYMASEGACPNTGSMGDPEMFYISPLEQGINAVGLYRNVLEAIDVNYLTVIIPTGALPSLLIDNSNLFDYTYAHPNKPGYSVVVKRWSAASAQCIVTSDSAFTAVTYGMGSVESYGFNAGTLVRNLNATTSFNNNYGSSSSSDYTCAGTPFHFTAMLPIKPVSITWELSQVSNLLPAGDVIQTNPVALDSIVANGKTYYKYDLTGDYMFTAPGTYYIPMKMQHPEIESCDNTSEVILTIKVIRKPVVDYSVDYSGCVADIAELTGSVTTENNAAINTWKWNFADGTTASTQKVTRQYPAAGTYVEELHIITSEGCIGDTTKEVVANEPTAAKLVTDSFTVCYNSSVTFTVKDPETGVTYSWYNAKTGGALLDTGNTFTINPVTTPGIYYVEAMKNGCVSTSRTPATVNVLPQLTVPVVEVDSIGVNTIRFKWNAIPGATGYEVSIDGGNTWATPSSGAQGTEHIVTGLKPVQEVTLIVKVKGCEDKISDPVSAVTLTDGIYIPNAFSPNGDGLNDVLKVYGAVISEVHFMVFNQWGEKVFESNDQSVGWDGFYKSKAQPSGVYIYVVKLKLIDGSAIDRKGSVNLIR
- a CDS encoding PKD domain-containing protein yields the protein MKYPVLNYTACYCSPPTGGGNSRSIQRSLWLTLVSLFIIVLSGHAQNLSNKGTEFWTAYGHHEFMEPGWTNSQEMVLYLSAEQPAVVTVSVDSLGWSRTYSIPANTVIATDFIPKGGTYDARLYSVPPSFGGTGGEGIFRYKGIHIVSNVPIVAYGHIFGSASSGATTLLPVNTWGYYYVSLNSEQNYLPDCFSWMYVIASHDSTVVEITPSALTRNGNMANVPFTVTLNKGQIYQVVGSTNGSSGVELTGTKVRSIANPGDTCYPIAVFSGSSRTAIGCTIGTGGSGDNNMQQVFPSQAWGKRYLLAPTSTSASPSSFMTNIYKVLVKDPITVVKRNGVVLTGLTGNSYYRFTSGTADYIEADKPVMVAQFMSSEGACPNTSGDGDPEMVYLSPIEQAIKNIGFYRNTRENITTNYLTLIIPTAGTQSLKIDGLNNAWNYTYAHPNLPGYSIVIKRWSAAQAQCLVSSDSAFTAVTYGLGSVESYGYNAGTMINNLNAVGTIHNQYDTANVKNDFTCTNTPVELSVLLAYHPTNMVWQISQLGSAITPNNDVVVTNPVSTGQEIVNGVPYYKYTLPGTYQFSNTGTYDITITNTNPEIEKCDHTEQVKISVTVKKKPSAKFSYTHTGCTKDSVYFTGDTSGNGYDVNRWKWTFAGPVSDSGQHVTHAFAPGTQSVQLSVITEEGCIADSTASITIYPRPTADFNISVQSVCEGSDVTLTDQSSFAGSAPIAGWYWDGGNGTVNNNPTAAAQTEHYDTYGTYNIRHIVKVSDLCVSDTVTKPVTVYAKPVPSFTYPDNCLAVDGIVQFTSTTTVPDAQTLGSYTWDFGDAAATPANPNTSTDANPQHTYTSFGTYTIKYSATTANGCTKDTTVTAVFKLKPKLTYTRLDSVCVNQKGTIDVAKAAVTNGVTGTGVYKGPGTSTAGAFNPTTAGAGTHTIWYVFTTNSGCIDSISATIKVNPKPAAAFTAEDVCLGAPVVISDQSTISAGNIASWNWNFGDGNSESHTDNTTFNKTYTVWKTYTVKLVAVSDNGCVSDTATHTVAVHPNPTTDFALPQHICMPEGIAEFTNSTSTPDKSSMSYQWNFGDGTATSTTASPTHVYQQAGSYTVTLTATTKYGCSSSKDKVLSAFFTQPVAQFSVSPDTLCQGTESIFTDQSTDASDNITTWSWTFGDGSSSTSRNPVKEYTTPGEYTVQLTVTNGAGCVSTPVSSQVVVYLQPVIDAGDDFVVPQGTLIQFNATANDSTQLVFRWSPGDGLSSANVLNPWLVAMADQVYTLTAIGKGSCGAQDQMKVKVLKPVKIPNAFSPNGDGINDRWVISNLADYPGATIEVFNRYGQRVYYSVGYDAPWDGMWNGKLLPLATYYYIIKLKNGFAPLTGYVTILQ